The sequence GCATGAGCGCGAGCCCTTCGCCTTCAACGGCCGCTACAACAAGCTGCGCCACGTCAACATCTGGCCGCGGCCGATCCAGGAGCCGCACCCCCCGATCCACATCCCGGGCGGCGGCTCGGTGGAGACCTACGACTTCTGCATCGACAACACCTATTCCTACTCGTACCTCAGCTTCTCCGGCTACATCCGGGCCAAGGCCTTGATGCAGGGCTACTGGGACCGGGTGGCCGAGCGCCAGGCGCCGGATGCGTCGCCCTACCGCGCCGGCTTCGCCCAGACCATCTGTGTGGCTGAGACCGACGAGGAGGCCGAACGGCTCTATTCCGAGCACGTCAGCTACTTCTACAATCGCTGCCTGCACGTCTATCCGGGCTTCGCCGACGCGCCCGGGTATCGCACGATCAAGACCATCCAGTCCGGCGCCCTGTCGCAATACGCCCCACCGCGCGGCGGCTACAGCCAGCTGACCTGGAAGGACCTGACCGAAGGCGGCCACGTGATCGCCGGCTCGCCCGAGACCGTCCGCCAGCGGATGGAGGAGATGATCAAGGGCCTGCACGTGGGCAACATCTTCTGCCTGATGCACGTGGGGAACATGCCGGCCGACAAGTGCATGTACTCGAGCCGCCTGTTCGCCGAGAAGGTGATGCCCAAGCTGCGCGGGATGTTCCCAGACCATGCCGAGGACGGCCGCTTCTGGTGCAAACCGATCGCCGGCCAGGTCACGCCTGGATCGCTGCCCAGCGAGCGCGAAGCGGCCCTGGTGGCGGGGAAGTGACCATGCAGCTGAAGATCGTCCAGACCCACCACACCCCGGTCCACTACCTGGAGGCCGGCTCGGGCACGCCCCTGGTCTATCTGCATGGCGCCGGCGGCCTGACCGCCGAGGATCCGCTGCTGATCAAGCTGGCTGAGCGCCACCACGTCTTCGCGCCCTACCTACCCGGCTATGGCCCCAGCGACGAGTGCCACGCCCTGCGCGACATGCTCGACTTCACCCTGCACGGCTGGGACGTCGTCGAGGCCCTGGGGCTGAAGGACCCGATCCTGGTCGGCCACTCGATGGGCGGGATGATCGCCGCGGAGATGGCGGCGGTCGCGCCGAACGACCTCTCGCGCCTGGCTCTGATCTGCCCGGCGGGCCTTTGGCTGGATGATCATCCGATCCCGGACATCTTCGCCACCCTGCCGTTCGAGATGCCCGGCCTGCTGTTTCATGACCCGGAGCGGGGTCGCGCCATGATGACGTCCGGGCTGGCGGTGGACGATCCGGCGTTCCTGCAGACCTATCTGGTCACCAACGCCCGCCAGCTGGGCATGGCCGGGCGGATCCTCTTTCCCATCCCCGAGCGGGGCCTGTCCCAGCGCCTCTACCGCATCAAGGCGGAGACGGCCCTGATCTGGGGCGACAGCGACCGGCTGATCCCGCCGGTCTACGCCCACGCCTTCAAGCAGAGGATCGAGCATTGCCGCCTGACCTCGATCCCCGAGGCGGGGCACATGGTCGGCTGGGAGAAAACCGCGGAAGTGGCGGCGGCGATCGAGCGACTGGGCCCGTCACGATGATTTCGGATCAAATCGATCCGAAATCATCGTGACCGATTCCTACGAGTTAGAGCGGGACTGGCGCGAAAAACCGGCTTCCACTTTTCCGCGTCCCGCTCTAGTCGAACATCCGTTTGAACGGAGTTCGCCATGTCCCCCGCCGACCTGCTCGCCCAGCCCTTCGGAACCCTGCCGGCCCTGATCGCGGCCCATGCGGCGGAGCGGCCCGACCATGTGGCCCTGATCCAGGGCGAGCGGAAGGTCACTTACGGCGGGCTCGACGCCTTGATGGACAGGGTCGCCGCCGGCCTGCAGCGGGACGGCGCCGAGCCCGGCGGCGCGGTCGCGGCCTGCGCCCTGACCTCGATCGAATATGTGGCGGCGTTCCTGGGCGCGCTCAGGGCAGGCGTCGCCATGGCCCCCCTTGCCCCATCCTCCACCCCGGAAAGCCTCGCCGGCATGATCGCCGACAGCGGCGCCAGCCTCCTGTTCCTGGACCAGGGTGTCTCCGAGCAACTGGAAGGCGTGTCGGGTCAGATCTCGGCGCGGCCCGTTGCGCTGGACGGCTCGGACGCGGGCGAGGCCTTCGAAGCCTGGCTGCCGCCCGCAGGATCGAAGCCGGAACCGGTAGAGATCCAGCCCGACTGGCCGTTCAACATCATCTATTCCTCGGGCACCACCGGCGCGCCCAAGGGCATCGTGCAGTCGCACGCCATGCGCTGGCAGCATGTGGGTCGCGGCCCTGCCGGCGGCTACGGCCCCGATGCGGTGACCATGATCTCGACCCCGCTCTATTCCAACACCACCCTGGTCTGCCTGATCCCGACCCTGGCCGGCGGCGGGACGGCGGTGCTGATGGAGAAGTTTGACGTCGTCAGATTCCTCGAGCTCGCCGAGCGCCATCGGGCCACCCACGCCATGCTGGTGCCGGTGCAGTATCGCCGGCTGATGGAGCACGCGGACTTCGACCGCTTCGATCTTTCGAGTTTCCGCATGAAATTCGCCACCAGCGCGCCCTTCTCTGCGGCCCTGAAGGCGGATGTGCTGAAGCGCTGGCCCGGCGGGCTGATCGAATATTTCGGCATGACCGAGGGCGGCGGCACCTTCATCCTGGCGGCGCATGAGCATCCGGATAAGCTGCACACCGTCGGCCGTCCGGCCCCCGGCCACGATATCCGCCTGATCGACGAGGAGGGTCGCGAGGTTCCCGTTGGCGAGATCGGCGAGGTGGTCGGCCATTCGCCGGCGATGATGAACGGCTATCACAATCAGCCGGGCAAGACCGCCGACGCCGAGTGGCGCGATGCGTCCGGCAAGCGCTTCATCCGCACGGGCGATGTGGGCCGCTTCGACGCCGAGGGGTTCCTGACCCTGATGGACCGCAAGAAGGACATGATCATTTCGGGCGGGTTCAACATCTATCCCAGCGACCTCGAAGCCGTGGTGGCAGGGCACGAGGCGGTAGCCGAGGCGGCCGTGGTGGGCGCGCCGTCGAACCGCTGGGGCGAGACCCCGATCGCCCTGGTGGTGCTGCGCGACGGCGCCGCCATCGAGGCCGAGGCCCTGCGCGCCTGGGCCAATGAGCGCCTGGGCAAGACCCAGCGGCTGGCGGCGCTTGAGATCCTGCCCAGCCTGCCAAGAAGTGCGATCGGCAAGGTGCTGAAGCGCGAACTCCGGGACCAGTACGCGCATCTCGTCCGGGACTAGGGCTCCACTCCCAGCAACCGCAATTTGAGGGTCGAACAAAAGGGCGGAGGCTTCGCCTGAAACCTGCGAACCATTTTCGCGTTCGTTGTTGCGTCCGCGCGTGGCTCCATTGCTTTGCGCGCAGTCGAACCGGACGGGCGAGGGGGTGCTGGCTGTGAGAGAAATTCTGGTGAGCCCGACGGATCTGGCCCTGCAGCCTGCTCCGATTCATCCGGACTGGGTCCTGGAGGGCGCACCCAGCGCGCGTTACCGCATTCTCGCCGACACGCGCGACCACGGCGCCCAGACCCTGCTGTGGGACTGCACCGCCGGCGTCTTCAACTGGTTCTACGACGTGGACGAGACCATTCATATTCTCGAAGGCGGAATGCTCCTGACCGACGGGACTGGAACGCGCCGGGTCAAGGCCGGCGACGTCGTGTTCTTTCCCGCCGGCAGCAAGGCCAGGTGGGAAGTCGAGACCTACGTCCGCAAGGTGGCGGTGATTCATCATCCGCTGCCTGCGCCACTCGGCTTCGGCATGCGGGTCTGGCGCAAACTGACCCGCCGCAATATCGGCCATGCGACGCCGACTGCGGAGACCGCTTCGGCAAGCCCACAGCCCGAGCACGCGTAACCGCTTCGCAGCTTCCGCGACGGCGCCGTCTTATCGCCGTTCACGCGGCGGTCTATGGTTCCTCAAAACGTGAGGGAGCCCAGACGCCGCATGATCCCGGGCCTGATGCAGACGGAGCCGCTATCGACCACGGCGATCCTGCGCCATGCCGCCAGGAACCACGCCGGGCGCGAGATCGTCTCGCGCACGGTCGAGGGCGACATCGTCCGCTATGGCTATGGCGAGCTGGAGCGGCGTTGCGAGCGGCTGGCCAAGGCGCTGCTGGCCCAGGGCGTGGGGCCTGGCGATCGGGTGGCGAGCCTGGCCTGGAACACCCACCGGCATCTGGAGATGTTCTTCGCCGTCCCCGGCCTCGGCGCGGTGCTGCACACGGTCAATCCGCGCCTGTTCGAGGAGCAGATCCGCTACATCCTCGACCATGCCGGAGCCAAGGTGCTGTTGTTCGAGCCCAGCTTCGCCGATCTGGTCGATCGGCTGGCCCCGCAACTGCCCCAGCTTTCGACCTTCATCCGCCTGACCGACGAGGCCTACCACAAGCCCGGCGCGGTCGGCGCCCTGTGCTACGAAACCTTGATGGCGCTGGAGGCGCCCGGCTTTTCCTGGCCGCGGGTCGATGAGAACGCCGGAGCGGTGCTCTGCTACACCTCCGGCACAACGGGCGATCCCAAGGGCGTGCTCTATTCGCACCGCTCGATCGTGCTGCACGCCATGGCCGGCGGCCTCTCAGGCGCCTTCGGGCTTTCGGCGCATGACGTGATCATGCCCTGCTCATCCATGTACCACGCCACCGCCTGGGGCCTGCCCTACATGGCCCCGGTCAACGGCTGCAAGCTGGTGCTGCCAGGCGACAGGATGGACCCGGCCAGCCTGCACAGCCTGATCGCCGCCGAGGGCGTGACCCTGAGCGGCGGGGTGCCGACCATCTGGACCCTCTATCTGAACCATCTGGCTGAGCACGACTTGAAGCCAGGCGCCCTGCAGCGCCTCGTAATCGGCGGCTCAGCCGTGCCGCAGGTGATGGCCGAAACCTTCAAGCAAAAATACGGCGTCGGCGTCCTGCAGATCTGGGGCATGACCGAGACCAGCCCGCTGGGCGTGGTCTCGACCCCCAGCCCGGCCCTGGACGATCTCACCGAAGACGAGCGCGACCAGGTGATCTGGACCCGCCAGGGCCGCATGCAATTCGGCATCGAGCTGAAGGTGGTGGGCGACGCCGGCGACGAGCTGCCCCGCGACGGGACCAGTTCGGGCCGGCTGATGGTGCGCGGCCCCTGGGTGCTGCGCCGCTACTTCCGTGGGCAGAACGACGTGGTCGACCAGGACGGCTGGTTCGACACCGGCGACATCGCCACCATCGACGCCGCCGGCTTCATGCGCATCACCGACCGAACCAAGGACGTGATCAAGTCCGGCGGCGAATGGATCAGTTCCATCGACCTTGAGAACGTCGCCGTGGGCTGCCCAGGCGTGCGCATCGCTGCAGTGGTCGGCGCGCCTCATCCCAAGTGGGAGGAGCGGCCGATCCTGATCATCGAGACCCACGCGGGCCGCGAGATCACCCGCGACGAGGTGCTGGAATTCCTGAAGCCCCGCATCGCCAAGTGGTGGACGCCGGACGACGTGATCTTCGCCGCCGTGCCGCTCACCGCCACCGGCAAGATCGACAAGAAGATTCTGAGAGACACCTACCGCGACCATTTGATGAAGCCCTGACCCCGCCGAAAGCGTCGGCCACAAGGCGCGGCGGCGACCATTTCATAGAGGACGTTCAGTCAGACCCATGCATCCGACCCACCATGCTAAGACATTTCCGGACAAGCCCGCCTTCATCATGGCCGCCAGCGGCGAAACCGTGACCTATCGCGAACTGGAGGAACGCTCGAACCAGGGCGCGCACCTGTTTCGCTCGCTGGGGCTGAAGCCTGGCGACGCGATCGCCCTCTTCATGGAAAACCACCCGCGCTACTACGAGGTCATCTGGGCCGCCCAGCGCTCGGGCATCCGCTTCACCTGCATCTCGTCCAAGCTGACCGAGGGCGAGGTCGAGTACATCGTGGGGGACTGCGAGGCCAAGGCCTTCATCACCTCCAAGGCCCTGGCCGAGACCGCGATGAAGGTCGCGCCGAAGATTCCCGGCGTGAAGCTGTATATGGTCGACGGGGCGGAGGGGCCGTTCGAGAACTTCGTTGAAGCCCGCTCCGCCTTCCCTACGACCCCGATCGCCGACGAGACCGCCGGCAGCGTCATGCTCTATTCCTCCGGCACCACAGGCCGGCCAAAGGGGGTGAAGCGGGCCGCGACCGCCGAGACCGCGATCGACGCGCCCAGCCCCTTGGCCATGCTGGGCCAGGCCCTCTACGGCTGGAACCAGGACTCCATCTACCTCTCGCCCGCGCCCCTCTATCACGCCGCCCCTTTGGGCTGGTCCATGGCGGTGCAGTCCATGGGCGGCACCGTGGTGATGATGGAGCGGTTCGACCCCGAGGACGCCCTGCGCTTCATCGAGCAATACAAGGTCACCACCGCCCAGTGGGTGCCCACCCACTTCGTCCGCATGCTGAAACTGCCTGAGGAGACCCGAGCCCGCTACGACATCTCCAGCCTGACCGGGGTGTTCCACGCCGCCGCGCCATGCCCGGTTCCGGTCAAGGAGCAGATGATCGCCTGGTGGGGCCCGATCGTGCACGAATACTATGCCGGAACGGAGGGCAACGGCTTCTGCGTGATCAATTCCGAGGAGTGGCTGGCGCACAAGGGCTCGGTCGGCCGCGGCCTGACCGCCGAGGTCAAGATCTGCGGCGAGGACGGCGAGCCCCTGCCGCCCCGTTCCGAGGGCCTGGTCTATTTCGCCGGCGGCGGCCAGTTCGAATATCACGGCGACCCGGTCAAGACCGCCGAATCCCGCAACCAGCACGGCTGGACCACCCTGGGCGACGTGGGCTGGCTGGACGAGGAGGGCTATCTCTACCTGACCGACCGCAAGAGCTTCATGATCATCTCCGGCGGGGTGAACATCTACCCGCAGGAGATCGAGAACCTGATGATCGGCCACCCCAAGGTGGCGGACGTGGCCGTGGTCGGCGCCCCGCACGAGGAGATGGGCGAACAGGTGGTGGCGGTGGTGCAGCCCGCCGATTGGAGCGAGGCCGGCCCGGCCCTGGCGGAGGAGCTATCGGCCTGGACCCGCGAGCGGCTCAGCCACGTCAAGACCCCGCGCAGGATCGACTTCATGCAGGAGCTGCCCCGCCACCAGACCGGCAAGCTCTACAAGCGCCTGATCCGTGACGCCTATTGGGGCAAGGAGGGATCGAAGATCGTTTAGAGCGGCCGCGGGATCGGCGCGCCGGCCGTGGCCCGCACGGTCGGCAGGGCGACCTCGTCGATCCAGCGCAGGGTCGCCTCGGCCGAGGTGCGGATCAGGGCGGCGTCGGCGCGCCATCGGGTGATGACAGGCTCGATCCAGGCCGCGTCGCGCAGGGCGCCGGCCAGTTCCTCCACGAGGCCGTCAGCGCCGTCATGCAGCGCTTCGACCAGGGCGACCAGGATCACTTCGGGTTCCATGCGACGAAGCCTAGCGCAACAGCCTGAACAGTTGATGAGCAACGGCGCCGCAGGCGGCTGACATTTCGTCGCGGCCTATTCTTGTGGCAGGTTCTGCCCATGAGTTCGGACCAGGCGACCAAGGCCCTGTTGCAATTCCACCGCGGCCCCACCGCGCGAGCCGGGGCCGACCGCATGCGCCTCCTGGCCGCCATCGGCGAGCACGGCTCGATCACCGCCGCCGCCAAGGCCTGCGGGCTCAGCTACAAGGGCGCCTGGGACGCCGTGCAGGCGCTGAACAACCTGTTCGAGCGGCCCCTGGTCGCCGCCCAGACCGGCGGTGCGAAAGGCGGCGCGGCGAGCCTGACCCCGGCGGGCGAAGCGGCCCTTTCCGCCTACGGGGCGCTCGAGACCGAACTGGCCCGCCTGGTCGGCCGGCTGGATGCGGCGATCGGCGCTGCGCCCGAAACCCTCGATGGCCTGATCTGGAGCCTCGGCATGAAGACCAGCGCGCGCAACGCCCTCCGCGGCGTGGTCGAGACCGTCACCGAAGGGGCGGTCAACAGCGAGGTCACCCTGCGCATCGCCCCGGACCTGGCGATCGTCGCGGTGATCACCCGCGAAAGCGTCCAGGACCTGGGTCTGGCCCCAGGGCGCACAGCCGTGGCCCTGATCAAATCCAGCTCGGTGATCCTGGCCCTGGGCGAAGAGCCCCTGCGCACCTCCGCCCGCAATCAACTGGCCGGAACCGTGGCCCGGCACGAGCGCGGGGCGGTCAATGACGAGGTGGTCCTCGACCTCGGCGGCGGCAAGACCGTCACCGCCACCATCACCCGCGAGAGCGCCGACGCCCTGGACCTCGCCGTCGGTCAGCCCGCGCGCGCCCTGATCAAGGCTTCGCAGGTGATCCTGGCGGTGGATTGAGGGGCTCAGCCCAGTCCAGCCTTGAGCGCAGCCGCCGCCAACTGCTCCAGCCGCTCGCGATCCAGGGCCTTGACGAGGCTGTCGGCGAGGTCGGCCTGGGCCGGCGAGCCGGGTTCGACCTGCCCCGCACGCATCGTCAGCACCCGATCGGCGATGCGCGCCACCTCGGCTGGGTCGTGGCTGACATAGAGCATGGGGATGGCCAGGCTGTCGTGCAGGCCGACCAGATAGGGCAAGATCTCGGCCTTGGCTTCCGCATCCAGGCCGGCCAGGGGCTCGTCCATCAGCATCAGCCGCGGTTGGGTCAAGAGGGCGCGGCCGATGGCGACCCGCTGGCGCTCGCCGCCGGAGAGCTTCAGGGGCGCACGGTCCAGAAGCGGGCCGAGGCCGAGACTCTCCACCACCTCGTCGAACCGGGCCGCGCGGGCGTCAGGCGCGCGGCGAAAGCCATAGGCCAGGTTTCCGCGCACCGAGAGATGCGGCAGGAGGCTCGCCTCCTGGAATACATAGCCCACGGCTCGCCGGTGCGGCGGCAGGAAGGTGCGCGCGTCCTGCCAGGCCTCGCCGGCGACCGTCAGGCGCCCGGGCAGCCGCTCCAGCCCGGCGATGCAGCGCAGAAGCGTGGTCTTGCCGGCGCCGGACGGCCCCACCAGGGCGGTGACACCGCGGCCGGGCAAGCTGAACTCGGCGTCCAGACGAAAGTCGCCCAACACGCCCTTGAAGCGGGCGACCAGACCCGCGATCTCCACCGGCCCGTTCACAGCCCGACAGCCCCTGTCCGGCGATCGGCCAGGAACAGGCCGAGCAGGGCCAGGAAGGCGAAGGCCAGGAGTCCCGCCGCCAGCTTGTGCGCCCCCGCGAAGTCCAGCGACTCCACCATCTGATAGATGCGGATCGAAACCACCTCGGTCTTGCCCGGCACCCCGCCGCCGATCATCAGCACCACCCCGAACTCACCGATGGTGTGGGCGAACACCAGCACCGCGGCGGCGACGAAGCCGCGCCGAGCCTGGGGCAGGACCACGGTGAAGAAGGCGTCGAGCGGAGAGGCGCGCAAGGTCGCCGCGACCTCCAGCGGCCGCTCGCCCACGCCTTCGAAGGCGGCGCGGATAGGCTGCACGGCGAAGGGCAGGGAATAGACTGTCGAGCCGATGACGAGGCCGGTGAAGGTGAAGGCCAGTGTGCGTACGCCGAATGGATGCAGCAGGGTCATGAGCGGGCTTGAGGGCCCGAGCGCGATCAGGAGGTAGAAGCCCAGCACCGTCGGCGGCAGCACGATCGGCAGCGAGACCAGGGCCGCGAGCACGTCCTTCAGCACCGAGCGCCGGCGCGCCAGCCACCAGGCCAGGGGCGTGGCCAGCACCAGCAAGAGCACGGTGGTGACGCTCGCCAGCGCCAGCGTGGTCTGGAGGACCGTCTCCACCCTCAGCGCGCCTCGTAGCCGTAGCGGCGGATGATCGCCTTCGCCTGCGGCCCTTTCAGGAAGTCGAGGAACGCCCTGGCCGCCGGGTCGGCCGCGCCGGTCTTCAAGAGCACCGCCTGCTGCTCGATCGGCGCATGGTCGGCCTCCGGGACAAGCCAGCGCGAGCCGCCGGTCTCCTTGATCACCTGCGACTGGGCGACGAAGCCCAGCTCCGCTGCGCCGGTGGCTGTGAACTGATAGGCCTGGGCGATCGAGGCGCCGGTGACCAGCTTGGGCTTCAGGGCGTCATAGAGCTTCAGGTGCTGCATCGTCTCGACCGCAGCCTGGCCATAGGGCGCGGCCTTGGGATCGGCCAAGGCCAGCTTGGCGAAATGGCCGCCGGTCAGCACCGCGCCCCTGTCGTCCACCAGGCCGGGGGTCTTGGAGTAGAGCACCAGCCGCCCGACCGCATAGGTGAAGCGTGTCCCCGGCGCGGACAGCCCATCTTTGTCCAGCTTCTGCGGCCGCTCGGCGTCGGCGGACAGGAACACCTCGAACGGCGCCCCCTGGGTCATCTGGGTGTAGAACGTCCCCGAGGCGCCGAAGCTCAGCACCGCATCGTCGCCGGTGGCGGCCTT is a genomic window of Phenylobacterium montanum containing:
- a CDS encoding LLM class flavin-dependent oxidoreductase, with product MKFTWFNLMPWPYLPDDFREKNRSVWVDIDQKLFDPVKSHQVYNTYMDLLEYAGTLGFDGIGVNEHHQNGYGIMPSPNIIAAGLARRTKDVALVVLGNSIALYNPPVRVAEEFAMLDCISGGRLVAGFPVGTSMDTNYCYGQIPSLTREKYQEAHDLIMRAWHEREPFAFNGRYNKLRHVNIWPRPIQEPHPPIHIPGGGSVETYDFCIDNTYSYSYLSFSGYIRAKALMQGYWDRVAERQAPDASPYRAGFAQTICVAETDEEAERLYSEHVSYFYNRCLHVYPGFADAPGYRTIKTIQSGALSQYAPPRGGYSQLTWKDLTEGGHVIAGSPETVRQRMEEMIKGLHVGNIFCLMHVGNMPADKCMYSSRLFAEKVMPKLRGMFPDHAEDGRFWCKPIAGQVTPGSLPSEREAALVAGK
- a CDS encoding alpha/beta fold hydrolase, encoding MQLKIVQTHHTPVHYLEAGSGTPLVYLHGAGGLTAEDPLLIKLAERHHVFAPYLPGYGPSDECHALRDMLDFTLHGWDVVEALGLKDPILVGHSMGGMIAAEMAAVAPNDLSRLALICPAGLWLDDHPIPDIFATLPFEMPGLLFHDPERGRAMMTSGLAVDDPAFLQTYLVTNARQLGMAGRILFPIPERGLSQRLYRIKAETALIWGDSDRLIPPVYAHAFKQRIEHCRLTSIPEAGHMVGWEKTAEVAAAIERLGPSR
- a CDS encoding class I adenylate-forming enzyme family protein, whose translation is MSPADLLAQPFGTLPALIAAHAAERPDHVALIQGERKVTYGGLDALMDRVAAGLQRDGAEPGGAVAACALTSIEYVAAFLGALRAGVAMAPLAPSSTPESLAGMIADSGASLLFLDQGVSEQLEGVSGQISARPVALDGSDAGEAFEAWLPPAGSKPEPVEIQPDWPFNIIYSSGTTGAPKGIVQSHAMRWQHVGRGPAGGYGPDAVTMISTPLYSNTTLVCLIPTLAGGGTAVLMEKFDVVRFLELAERHRATHAMLVPVQYRRLMEHADFDRFDLSSFRMKFATSAPFSAALKADVLKRWPGGLIEYFGMTEGGGTFILAAHEHPDKLHTVGRPAPGHDIRLIDEEGREVPVGEIGEVVGHSPAMMNGYHNQPGKTADAEWRDASGKRFIRTGDVGRFDAEGFLTLMDRKKDMIISGGFNIYPSDLEAVVAGHEAVAEAAVVGAPSNRWGETPIALVVLRDGAAIEAEALRAWANERLGKTQRLAALEILPSLPRSAIGKVLKRELRDQYAHLVRD
- a CDS encoding cupin domain-containing protein is translated as MSPTDLALQPAPIHPDWVLEGAPSARYRILADTRDHGAQTLLWDCTAGVFNWFYDVDETIHILEGGMLLTDGTGTRRVKAGDVVFFPAGSKARWEVETYVRKVAVIHHPLPAPLGFGMRVWRKLTRRNIGHATPTAETASASPQPEHA
- a CDS encoding long-chain fatty acid--CoA ligase, producing the protein MIPGLMQTEPLSTTAILRHAARNHAGREIVSRTVEGDIVRYGYGELERRCERLAKALLAQGVGPGDRVASLAWNTHRHLEMFFAVPGLGAVLHTVNPRLFEEQIRYILDHAGAKVLLFEPSFADLVDRLAPQLPQLSTFIRLTDEAYHKPGAVGALCYETLMALEAPGFSWPRVDENAGAVLCYTSGTTGDPKGVLYSHRSIVLHAMAGGLSGAFGLSAHDVIMPCSSMYHATAWGLPYMAPVNGCKLVLPGDRMDPASLHSLIAAEGVTLSGGVPTIWTLYLNHLAEHDLKPGALQRLVIGGSAVPQVMAETFKQKYGVGVLQIWGMTETSPLGVVSTPSPALDDLTEDERDQVIWTRQGRMQFGIELKVVGDAGDELPRDGTSSGRLMVRGPWVLRRYFRGQNDVVDQDGWFDTGDIATIDAAGFMRITDRTKDVIKSGGEWISSIDLENVAVGCPGVRIAAVVGAPHPKWEERPILIIETHAGREITRDEVLEFLKPRIAKWWTPDDVIFAAVPLTATGKIDKKILRDTYRDHLMKP
- a CDS encoding acyl-CoA synthetase, which produces MHPTHHAKTFPDKPAFIMAASGETVTYRELEERSNQGAHLFRSLGLKPGDAIALFMENHPRYYEVIWAAQRSGIRFTCISSKLTEGEVEYIVGDCEAKAFITSKALAETAMKVAPKIPGVKLYMVDGAEGPFENFVEARSAFPTTPIADETAGSVMLYSSGTTGRPKGVKRAATAETAIDAPSPLAMLGQALYGWNQDSIYLSPAPLYHAAPLGWSMAVQSMGGTVVMMERFDPEDALRFIEQYKVTTAQWVPTHFVRMLKLPEETRARYDISSLTGVFHAAAPCPVPVKEQMIAWWGPIVHEYYAGTEGNGFCVINSEEWLAHKGSVGRGLTAEVKICGEDGEPLPPRSEGLVYFAGGGQFEYHGDPVKTAESRNQHGWTTLGDVGWLDEEGYLYLTDRKSFMIISGGVNIYPQEIENLMIGHPKVADVAVVGAPHEEMGEQVVAVVQPADWSEAGPALAEELSAWTRERLSHVKTPRRIDFMQELPRHQTGKLYKRLIRDAYWGKEGSKIV
- a CDS encoding TOBE domain-containing protein, which translates into the protein MSSDQATKALLQFHRGPTARAGADRMRLLAAIGEHGSITAAAKACGLSYKGAWDAVQALNNLFERPLVAAQTGGAKGGAASLTPAGEAALSAYGALETELARLVGRLDAAIGAAPETLDGLIWSLGMKTSARNALRGVVETVTEGAVNSEVTLRIAPDLAIVAVITRESVQDLGLAPGRTAVALIKSSSVILALGEEPLRTSARNQLAGTVARHERGAVNDEVVLDLGGGKTVTATITRESADALDLAVGQPARALIKASQVILAVD
- the modC gene encoding molybdenum ABC transporter ATP-binding protein, with the translated sequence MNGPVEIAGLVARFKGVLGDFRLDAEFSLPGRGVTALVGPSGAGKTTLLRCIAGLERLPGRLTVAGEAWQDARTFLPPHRRAVGYVFQEASLLPHLSVRGNLAYGFRRAPDARAARFDEVVESLGLGPLLDRAPLKLSGGERQRVAIGRALLTQPRLMLMDEPLAGLDAEAKAEILPYLVGLHDSLAIPMLYVSHDPAEVARIADRVLTMRAGQVEPGSPAQADLADSLVKALDRERLEQLAAAALKAGLG
- the modB gene encoding molybdate ABC transporter permease subunit produces the protein METVLQTTLALASVTTVLLLVLATPLAWWLARRRSVLKDVLAALVSLPIVLPPTVLGFYLLIALGPSSPLMTLLHPFGVRTLAFTFTGLVIGSTVYSLPFAVQPIRAAFEGVGERPLEVAATLRASPLDAFFTVVLPQARRGFVAAAVLVFAHTIGEFGVVLMIGGGVPGKTEVVSIRIYQMVESLDFAGAHKLAAGLLAFAFLALLGLFLADRRTGAVGL
- the modA gene encoding molybdate ABC transporter substrate-binding protein, yielding MSFKPILLAALASLLAAAPAAAREVQVAVAANFTEPAKEIAAAFKAATGDDAVLSFGASGTFYTQMTQGAPFEVFLSADAERPQKLDKDGLSAPGTRFTYAVGRLVLYSKTPGLVDDRGAVLTGGHFAKLALADPKAAPYGQAAVETMQHLKLYDALKPKLVTGASIAQAYQFTATGAAELGFVAQSQVIKETGGSRWLVPEADHAPIEQQAVLLKTGAADPAARAFLDFLKGPQAKAIIRRYGYEAR